The DNA sequence GGCTTCTCGCGCTTTCTGGTGACGTTGTTGCGGTACTCCAGCACCGAGCCGTGCAGGCCCAGGAAGGCGCTCATGAAGTTGTCCTTCTCGACCAGGATGTCCGGATTGGCGTCCAGCACGATGATCTTGCTGCGGGGCTTCTTGAGCTTGAGCCAGTCTGCCAGCAGGCAGGCGCGCTCGTAGGGGCCGGGCGGGCAGCGGTAGGGCGCCTTCGGGATCGTGAGCACGACCGTGCCGCCGGCGGGCATGGCGTTGAGCTGGTTGGTCAGCAGCGTGGTCTGGGGGCCAGCTTTCCAGGCGTGTGGCATCAGGTTCGGATCGGTCAGGCCGGCGACGGGGTCGAACTCGATGCCCGGCGCCAGGACGATCCGGTCCGCCGTCAGCACCGCGCCCGACGCCAGCGTGACCCGCGCCAGGACCGGGTCGATGGCGCGAACCTCCGCGAACACCGTCTTGACGCCGTACTTGGTGCGCAGCGTGTCGTACTTGTAGTTCAGGCTCGCCAGCGTGCGCTGGCCGGTCAGGACCATGCTGCTCATGATGTTGGAGGTGTAGACCGACGAGCGCTCGACCAGCGTCACCTCGACCGCATCGCCCCACATCCGCATGTACTTGGCGAAGGTGGCGCCGGCCATGCCGCCGCCGATGACGATCACGCGGGCCTTCGGGCTGGCGGGCGAGACGGCCAGGGCGCGTGCGGTGTGCTCGTCGGCTTGTGCCTGCATCAGGTCGGCTTCGATGTCCGCATCGGAGCCACCGCCGCCACAGCCGGGCAGGGTCAACAGGGACGAGGAGGCCAGCAGCGTGCCCAGGCCGAGGAAATTGCGTCGTTGCATGGTGGTTTCCTTCAGCGTTGGGTGGACAGCCAGGCCGAGAGCGCGCGCATCTGGGCGTCGGTGTAGCCCATCGCGTGCTTGGTCATCAGGGCGTTGTCTTCCTTGCCAGAGCGAAACTCCACAAGCTTCTTGTAGATTTCGTTGACCGACTGCCCGACCAGCGCGTCAAAACCACCGCCTTTGCCGTTGGTGCCGTGGCACTGGAAGCATCCGTGGCCGTTTGCGCCAGGTCAAGCCCAGCCCATCGCCCCCGCCACCGCCCCCAGCCCGATCAGCCACATCGGACTGACCCTGGTCCACAGCATCACCACGACCGTGAGGCCGATCAGCACGACGCCTCCCGGCTGCCCATGGCCCAGCACGGGCTGCGACAGCACCCAGCCGGTGGACAGCAGCAGCCCGACCGTCAGCGGCGTCAGTCCGTTCGTGAACACGCGCACCGCGGGATGGTCGGGTCGCCGCTGACCCCAGCGGGTGGCCGCCCAGGCGATGGTGGAGCTGGGCAGCAGGATGCCCGACATCGCGGCCACGACACCCAGCGGTCCGGCCACGTTCCAGCCCAGCACGGCGATGAACAGCAGGTTCGGCCCCGGCGCCGCCTGGGCGAGGGCGACCGAGTCGGTGAACTGGGCGTCGGTGAGCCAGTGGCGTTCGCCGACGAGGTAGCGGTGGATGTCCGGCGCGGTCGTGATGGCGCCGCCGACCGACAGCAGCGACATCAGCAGGAAGTGCAGGAACATCTGCAGCAGGTCGGCGCCGGAGAGGGCGGTCATGTCGCCTGCCGCTTCAGCCGCCATGCGACATGGCCCATCGTCACCGCGCCCAGCCCCGTGACCACCGCCGCCATCGGAAACCGCAGCGCGCCGATCAGCACCACCGTCAGCGCCGCATAGCACAGGCTGGTGCGCAGCCCGAGCGGGTTCTTGCGCAGACCGCCGATCGCCTTGAGGCCGGTCGCGATGATCATGCCGGCGGCCACGGCGCCCATGCCGCGCAGCGCACCCGACACCTGGGGCAGGCCGGACCAGTGGCCGTACAGGGCCGCCGCCGCCAGCACGACCAGCATCGGCAGCAGCAGCATGCCGCCCACGGAAGCCACCACGCC is a window from the Sphaerotilus montanus genome containing:
- a CDS encoding chromate transporter — encoded protein: MSEPDTTALRRPQAPMQMFWVFSKLALQGFGGVIAIAQRELVDRQRWLTAAEFLELLAVSQVLPGPNVVNLSLMLGDRYFGWRGVVASVGGMLLLPMLVVLAAAALYGHWSGLPQVSGALRGMGAVAAGMIIATGLKAIGGLRKNPLGLRTSLCYAALTVVLIGALRFPMAAVVTGLGAVTMGHVAWRLKRQAT
- a CDS encoding chromate transporter; amino-acid sequence: MTALSGADLLQMFLHFLLMSLLSVGGAITTAPDIHRYLVGERHWLTDAQFTDSVALAQAAPGPNLLFIAVLGWNVAGPLGVVAAMSGILLPSSTIAWAATRWGQRRPDHPAVRVFTNGLTPLTVGLLLSTGWVLSQPVLGHGQPGGVVLIGLTVVVMLWTRVSPMWLIGLGAVAGAMGWA
- a CDS encoding FAD-dependent oxidoreductase — encoded protein: MQRRNFLGLGTLLASSSLLTLPGCGGGGSDADIEADLMQAQADEHTARALAVSPASPKARVIVIGGGMAGATFAKYMRMWGDAVEVTLVERSSVYTSNIMSSMVLTGQRTLASLNYKYDTLRTKYGVKTVFAEVRAIDPVLARVTLASGAVLTADRIVLAPGIEFDPVAGLTDPNLMPHAWKAGPQTTLLTNQLNAMPAGGTVVLTIPKAPYRCPPGPYERACLLADWLKLKKPRSKIIVLDANPDILVEKDNFMSAFLGLHGSVLEYRNNVTRKREKPRPSGRGGRAQARAASRWLGG